The Nicotiana tabacum cultivar K326 chromosome 14, ASM71507v2, whole genome shotgun sequence genome contains a region encoding:
- the LOC107829992 gene encoding putative serine/threonine-protein kinase WNK9, producing the protein MNGVIDFESDDSDFVEVDPTGRYGRYNEILGKGASKTVYKAFDEYEGIEVAWNQVKLYDFMQSPEDLERLYCEIHLLKTLKHKNIMKFYTSWVDVSNRNINFVTEMFTSGTLRQYRLKHKRVNIRAVKRWCRQILRGLHYLHSHDPPVIHRDLKCDNIFINGNQGEVKIGDLGLAAILRKSHVERCVGTPEFMAPEVYAEEYNELVDIYSFGMCILEMATFDYPYSECTHPAQIYKKVTSGKKPDALYKVEDPEVRRFVEKCLATVSHRLSARELLDDPFLQIDDYVSDSETLNYLQESDELDPTLGQRLFSICHPNNSPVNGYLGYEPESDSYYHQLEYEANEIDLFTDPEEDDMENVDISIKGRRREDDGIFLRLRIADKEGRVRNIYFPFDVENDTALSVATEMVAELDITDQDVTKIADMIDGEIASLVPEWTKGFGIEESPNYMNRGCHNCASNGSLVNYLSSDGPRNLQVLHCSKHGCGAMHGRFEEIMYHLDRSEQCITDSAPDGTWESDGVHFTDIWAQHDKTKSRVQGSVDCNSDVEDKLVDESMNVGDEKLTSVDKDDKSRIRKQDSTSSKSSGARTPVEDYENEIRRELRWLKAKYQMQLRGLKDQRLGVDSKYPHQRSSNKIPRKDKVSSGSTPSIEKDELLLRLFNSGKHFSSYLPIEIENECSNSKVRRYPLAFGSCSPEHMATAQSFYTGALLPQSLHRATSLPVDAIDFYTSHSSGHSLVDS; encoded by the exons ATGAAtggtgtcattgactttgaaTCAGATGATTCTGACTTTGTTGAAGTTGATCCTACTGGAAGATATGGAAGG TACAATGAAATTCTTGGTAAAGGGGCTTCAAAGACAGT TTATAAGGCTTTTGATGAGTATGAAGGGATTGAAGTAGCATGGAATCAGGTGAAGCTTTATGACTTTATGCAAAGTCCAGAAGATCTTGAGAGGCTTTATTGTGAAATTCATCTGCTCAAGACACTGAAGCATAAAAACATCATGAAATTTTACACTTCTTGGGTTGATGTTTCCAATAGAAACATTAACTTTGTCACAGAGATGTTCACCTCTGGCACTCTTAGACA GTACAGGCTAAAACACAAGAGGGTTAACATTAGAGCAGTAAAGCGTTGGTGTCGACAGATTTTGAGAGGGCTTCATTACCTGCATAGCCATGACCCTCCTGTTATACACAGAGACCTCAAGTGTGATAACATTTTCATCAACGGAAACCAGGGGGAAGTCAAAATTGGTGATCTTGGCCTTGCTGCCATCCTGCGGAAATCCCATGTTGAACGTTGTGTAG GAACTCCAGAGTTCATGGCTCCGGAGGTTTATGCAGAGGAGTACAATGAATTGGTGGACATTTATTCATTTGGAATGTGTATTTTAGAAATGGCGACCTTTGATTATCCATACAGTGAGTGCACTCACCCTGCTCAGATCTACAAAAAAGTGACTTCC GGAAAAAAGCCAGATGCCCTTTACAAAGTCGAGGATCCTGAGGTTCGGCGTTTTGTTGAGAAATGCTTGGCAACAGTTTCTCACAGACTATCCGCCAGGGAGCTTCTTGATGACCCTTTTCTCCAAATTGATGATTACGTATCGGACTCAGAGACACTAAATTACTTGCAAGAGTCTGACGAATTAGACCCTACATTAGGACAGCGTCTCTTTAGCATATGCCATCCTAACAACTCTCCAGTAAATGGTTATCTTGGATATGAACCAGAGAGTGATTCGTACTACCATCAACTTGAGTATGAGGCAAATGAAATTGATCTATTCACAGATCCCGAAGAGGATGACATGGAAAATGTTGATATCAGCATTAAGGGAAGGAGGAGAGAAGATGATGGCATCTTTTTACGACTCAGGATTGCGGATAAAGAAG GGCGTGTACGCAacatttattttccttttgatGTTGAGAATGATACAGCACTAAGTGTTGCTACTGAAATGGTGGCCGAGTTAGATATTACAGACCAAGACGTTACCAAGATAGCAGACATGATAGATGGAGAGATTGCTTCCTTAGTACCCGAGTGGACGAAGGGGTTTGGTATAGAGGAAAGCCCCAACTACATGAACCGTGGCTGTCACAACTGtgcttctaatggttctcttgtGAACTACCTATCGTCGGATGGTCCTAGGAACTTGCAAGTGCTTCATTGTTCCAAGCATGGATGTGGTGCTATGCATGGCCGTTTTGAGGAGATAATGTACCATTTGGATCGCTCTGAACAATGTATCACTGACTCCGCTCCTGATGGAACATGGGAATCTGATGGTGTACATTTTACTGATATTTGGGCACAACATGACAAAACAAAATCACGCGTACAAGGCTCTGTTGACTGTAACTCTGATGTTGAAGATAAATTGGTGGATGAATCCATGAATGTTGGTGATGAGAAACTTACGAGTGTTGACAAGGATGACAAGTCTCGTATAAGAAAACAAGACTCTACCTCCTCAAAATCTTCAGGAGCTAGAACTCCAGTAGAAGATTATGAGAATGAGATAAGGCGAGAGTTGAGGTGGCTCAAGGCAAAGTACCAAATGCAGTTGAGGGGCCTAAAAGATCAGCGGTTAGGAGTTGATTCAAAATATCCGCATCAAAGGTCCAGCAACAAAATCCCAAGAAAGGATAAGGTATCATCAGGTTCAACTCCATCTATAGAGAAGGATGAGCTTCTACTAAGATTATTTAACTCAGGCAagcatttttcttcatatttgccCATAGAAATCGAGAACGAATGTTCTAATTCTAAAGTTAGGAGATATCCACTTGCATTCGGTTCCTGCAGCCCAGAGCACATGGCCACTGCCCAGAGCTTCTATACAGGAGCATTGCTTCCCCAATCACTTCACAGGGCCACCTCACTTCCAGTTGATGCCATAGATTTTTACACGTCTCACTCAAGTGGACACTCACTTGTAGATTCTTAG